A window of Paenibacillus sp. 19GGS1-52 contains these coding sequences:
- the purT gene encoding formate-dependent phosphoribosylglycinamide formyltransferase, with product MWGAPFSAQSHKLLLLGSGELGKEVIIEAQRLGVETVAVDRYDNAPAMGVAHRSHCIDMLDAEALKALIRAEKPDVIVPEIEAIATQALQELEEEGFFVVPTARAARLTMDREGIRRLAAEELGLPTAAYRFADSLDELRHAVDELGTPCVIKPIMSSSGKGQSICRKPEDAEDCWNTALEGARAKGTRVIVEAFVTFESEITLLTVRSVSGTIFCPPIGHIQKDGDYVESWQPHPMDDTLLAEAQSMAKAVTDQLGGRGIFGVELFLTANGVLFSEVSPRPHDTGMVTMVTQDLSEFALHVRAILGFPLDSVQLLTPGASATLKAEGEGRAFVVSGLGEALALPRTQVRVFGKPEVRPGRRMAVALSTAEDVEIARTTAKQAASMLTVEVYEDEQ from the coding sequence ATGTGGGGAGCTCCTTTTTCAGCTCAAAGCCATAAGCTGCTGCTGCTGGGCAGTGGGGAACTGGGTAAGGAAGTCATTATTGAAGCTCAACGCCTTGGCGTAGAGACCGTAGCGGTGGACCGTTACGATAACGCACCGGCGATGGGTGTAGCCCATCGTTCTCATTGTATTGATATGTTGGATGCTGAGGCACTGAAAGCCCTGATTCGTGCCGAGAAGCCGGATGTTATCGTACCGGAGATTGAGGCCATTGCTACTCAAGCTCTCCAGGAACTGGAGGAAGAAGGTTTCTTCGTTGTCCCAACCGCACGTGCGGCTCGGCTGACGATGGACCGGGAAGGTATCCGTCGGCTTGCTGCCGAAGAGCTTGGACTGCCGACAGCGGCTTACCGCTTCGCGGATAGTCTGGACGAATTGCGCCATGCTGTGGACGAGCTGGGTACACCTTGTGTAATTAAGCCGATAATGAGCTCCTCCGGTAAAGGTCAAAGTATTTGCCGTAAACCGGAGGATGCCGAAGATTGCTGGAACACTGCGCTTGAGGGAGCACGAGCCAAAGGAACACGTGTTATCGTGGAGGCGTTCGTTACCTTTGAGAGTGAAATCACGCTGCTGACAGTGCGCTCAGTATCTGGAACAATCTTTTGCCCGCCTATCGGACATATTCAAAAAGACGGCGATTATGTGGAATCCTGGCAGCCGCATCCGATGGATGACACTTTGCTGGCTGAAGCACAGTCGATGGCCAAAGCAGTAACCGATCAGCTCGGTGGCCGTGGTATTTTTGGAGTGGAGCTGTTTCTTACAGCAAATGGCGTATTGTTCAGTGAAGTCTCTCCTAGACCTCATGATACTGGCATGGTGACAATGGTTACACAAGATTTATCGGAATTTGCCCTGCATGTCAGAGCGATTCTGGGATTCCCGCTAGATTCAGTACAATTGCTGACCCCAGGCGCTTCAGCTACGCTGAAGGCAGAAGGTGAAGGACGAGCCTTTGTTGTTTCCGGACTTGGTGAGGCGTTGGCACTTCCACGTACTCAGGTTCGAGTGTTTGGTAAACCGGAAGTCCGGCCTGGACGGCGGATGGCAGTAGCCTTAAGTACAGCGGAAGATGTGGAAATCGCGCGGACGACAGCCAAGCAGGCAGCGTCTATGCTAACAGTGGAGGTATATGAGGATGAACAGTAG
- a CDS encoding GNAT family N-acetyltransferase: protein MNSSIEAPVLQIRKCGMNDLEIVTKLLREFGYPTTLSVMKERMEGMENDPFHCTLVAELNNEVVGMIGLRQVKSYYKQQDCITEITALIVSEECRGNGLGKRLVASAEEWARQQGCCQLFLRSGNRVERAPAHAFYRHIGFEKTAGYRFNKALL from the coding sequence ATGAACAGTAGTATTGAAGCACCAGTACTGCAAATTCGCAAATGCGGCATGAATGATCTGGAGATAGTAACAAAGCTTCTACGGGAATTCGGCTATCCAACAACGCTTAGCGTGATGAAAGAGAGAATGGAAGGCATGGAGAATGACCCTTTCCATTGCACACTTGTTGCTGAATTAAATAACGAAGTTGTGGGAATGATCGGACTCAGACAGGTAAAGTCTTATTACAAACAGCAGGATTGTATTACAGAGATTACCGCTCTCATTGTATCAGAGGAATGCAGAGGCAATGGTCTCGGTAAAAGACTTGTAGCCTCTGCAGAAGAATGGGCTCGTCAGCAGGGCTGCTGCCAGCTCTTCCTGAGAAGCGGCAACCGTGTAGAGCGCGCACCAGCGCATGCTTTTTACCGTCACATCGGATTCGAAAAGACAGCAGGCTACCGCTTTAACAAAGCATTGCTGTAG
- a CDS encoding response regulator, with product MYKLILVEDEEDVREGIVGQIDWEHYGFEVVDQAENGREAAESIDRLLPDVVVTDIQMPFMNGLQLAEWIRNHHPNTKIIILTGYDEFEYAQRAIKLQIDEYILKPFSSQELIDILLKVRATIEAEIAEKENVFVLSEHYRKSLPVLREQFLSSLVSRRLPPSEIAEKSMEYGIMLSGELFQASVIRVDHIRTDGESDLPSGKPVSLRDTGDRNLQLFAVLNVAEEICNKHRFGKVFIHRDDVVMLSIREDKDEAEITRMTLEILEEIRLNVQRFLKLTITAGTGTVCETPALLFHSFGDALQALDYRLILGNNRVIWIEDVESRSNRMLDYDELSQQSLMRTIKLGTAQELKEVVEELFSGLDAAQVSTQDYQIFLLEIITSILRVAKESGSETTEFIGSGIYSLTDMHKFNNMSEAKQWIITVCSQLMDTIASERQSSYKQLIDQAKEYIRSHYEESDISIGRVCQHLHISTGYFSSIFKKEMKMTFVSYLLQIRLEAAKELLRSTELKAFEIAEKIGFADPNYFSFCFRKKYGQSPKEYKNSSRGG from the coding sequence ATGTATAAATTAATTCTTGTTGAAGATGAAGAAGACGTAAGAGAAGGAATCGTCGGACAGATTGACTGGGAGCATTATGGCTTCGAAGTCGTAGATCAGGCGGAGAACGGTAGAGAAGCTGCGGAGTCCATTGACCGCTTGCTGCCGGATGTTGTCGTCACTGATATTCAGATGCCTTTCATGAACGGACTGCAGCTGGCCGAATGGATTCGCAATCACCACCCCAATACCAAGATCATTATTTTGACAGGTTATGATGAATTCGAATATGCACAACGGGCTATTAAGCTGCAGATTGATGAATATATTTTAAAACCCTTCTCTTCGCAGGAATTGATTGACATCCTCTTAAAGGTCAGAGCGACAATCGAAGCGGAAATAGCAGAGAAAGAAAATGTATTTGTATTAAGCGAACATTACCGCAAAAGTCTTCCTGTTCTGCGTGAGCAGTTCTTGTCCTCCCTCGTTTCTCGTAGATTGCCTCCTTCGGAAATTGCTGAGAAGAGTATGGAATATGGAATTATGCTTTCAGGGGAGTTGTTCCAGGCCTCGGTAATCCGCGTGGATCATATTCGTACAGATGGAGAATCAGATTTACCCTCGGGTAAGCCAGTTTCATTGCGAGATACCGGTGACCGGAATTTGCAATTGTTTGCGGTGCTGAATGTTGCAGAGGAAATATGTAACAAGCATCGCTTCGGCAAAGTTTTTATTCATCGTGATGATGTGGTTATGCTCTCAATCAGAGAGGATAAAGATGAAGCTGAGATTACACGGATGACGCTGGAGATTCTGGAGGAAATTCGCCTCAATGTACAGCGCTTTCTAAAGCTTACTATAACTGCTGGCACTGGAACGGTCTGTGAGACTCCCGCGTTGCTCTTCCATTCTTTCGGGGATGCACTGCAGGCGCTGGATTATCGTCTCATTCTTGGTAATAATAGAGTGATCTGGATCGAAGACGTGGAGTCACGGTCTAACCGGATGCTGGATTATGATGAGTTGAGCCAGCAGTCTTTAATGCGAACCATTAAACTGGGAACGGCGCAGGAGCTCAAAGAAGTGGTTGAGGAGTTGTTCAGCGGACTGGATGCCGCTCAAGTATCTACACAGGATTATCAGATATTTCTGCTGGAGATCATCACTTCAATCCTGCGAGTGGCCAAAGAATCGGGTAGTGAGACCACAGAGTTCATTGGCTCTGGTATATATTCACTCACTGATATGCATAAGTTTAATAATATGAGTGAAGCTAAGCAGTGGATTATTACGGTTTGCAGCCAGCTCATGGATACCATAGCTTCGGAACGGCAATCGAGCTACAAACAGCTTATTGATCAAGCGAAGGAATATATACGCAGTCATTATGAGGAATCTGACATTTCCATCGGCAGAGTCTGCCAGCATTTGCATATCAGTACAGGCTATTTTAGCAGTATCTTTAAAAAAGAAATGAAAATGACGTTTGTTAGCTATCTCCTGCAAATCCGCCTAGAAGCAGCGAAAGAGCTTTTGCGTTCCACAGAGCTGAAAGCTTTTGAAATTGCCGAAAAAATAGGCTTTGCCGATCCCAACTATTTCAGTTTTTGCTTTCGTAAGAAATATGGACAATCACCTAAAGAGTATAAAAATAGCTCCAGAGGAGGATAG